The DNA segment TGCCGCTGTGGCCGGTCGGGTCGAAGCCGAACGTCTTGTCGAGCTCGAGCAGCCGCTTCCTCAGGATTGGCACTTCCTCAGTGGGAAGGATCAGTGCCTGACTGGTCCACAGTCCGGCGTGAACGCCGATTGCGCTGACCTTTCCGCCCTTGCGGATCGGGACTGCGACCAGGTCGAGCGGAACCCGGCGGTGAACGGTCGACAGCCGTTCGGCCTTGGCCAGCAAGGGGACTTCGCCGCCCTCTTCGAAATAGCGGATCGCGCCTTCGGCGCCGCCCTTGTCGGTGGGCAGGCCGGGGATGGAAAAAATCCCCAACGCCTCCGATGGCTCCTCGCCCACCTTTTCGACATGGTAGCCGAGCAGAGTCATCGCCCCGTCGGCGAACCAGTTGAGCAGTGCAGCGCCTTCGGGGTCGCCGACGGCAGCGGCATCGTCGCGCATCTTCTGCTGCATAGACTTCCAGTCGCGCACGGCGGCCCGGACATCGGCAAGCACGGCGCGCAGTTCTTCGACCAGCTCGCGGCGGCCCCGGGCGTGCGTGCGATCGAGCTCGATATACATCATCGACTCGCGGCGCTTGGGGTCGTCGCAGCGCAGCTCCACATTCTGAAGCTTGCCGCCGCCATCACGGCGTACGCAGATCACCGGATGAAGCAGGCGGTAGATCGTCAGGTGGCGCGCAGCGATGGCATTGGCCACCGAGTCGACCAGAAAGGGCATGTCGTCATTGACGATCGCCAGCCGCATCCGGCGGCGACCGAGGGTCACTCCCGTCGATTCCAGGCAAATTGCCAGTTCGTCGGGCATGCGGGCCGAGGCGACCTCGGCCAGGAATTGCGCCGCCGACTCCTGTTCGGCCGCGGTGAACCCTTCCAGTTCCCCCGCCAGAGCATTGCTGACCAGTGCCCGCTGTAACTCGCCAACCGTCGACGTCTTGTCGCGCGTAGTGACCGTCATCTCTCGCTATTGCTCCGCCTGCTCGGGATGCGGCGGGGCCTAGTCCCGCTCGCTGCGTTAGGCAACAGTGGGTGGGACGGATGGTTCAGGAAGCGGCGCGGCGGATCGCTCGCTCAAGCATTGCCGGATCGGCGACGAGTTCGATCGCCTCATGCACCCCATCGGCATTGCGCCGCGTCAACACCAGCGCAAATTCCTGGTTGGTTGCAAGCTGAGCAAGAGTAATGGGCCTCGCAGCGCGCAGGGCGGCCTTGCCCAATGCGACCCGGTCTTCAGCCGGCTTGTCAGGCCGGCGCGCCTTGCGTTCAGCGGCGACGAGGCCCTTGAGGCCACCATCCGCCTGCTCGACAAAGTCGACGAACCCGCCGAAGTCGACCTTCTGCCGTTCGGCATAGCTCAGCGCAGCTGCAAACTCGGTCAGGCGCGTCTTGTCATAATCGATTCCGAAGACCAGCTTGACGATCGGCGTCATCGGCGCGCGGGCCTGCGACTTCACCCCTGCATCGTCGAGGATTTCGGCATAATCGTCGGGCACGCGCTTGGCGGCGACGGCGAAATCATAGGCCATCGCCAGTGCGCGGTAGAGCGCGGCACGGCTGCGGCCGTCCTGCTGCTTGCAAATCTCGGCGCTTTCGCGAGCCGCCCAAAGCCGGTCGGCGAGCCCGGCGTCCGGGTCGAGCGCGACCTCCTCATCCTCGTCGCCAGTCTGTTCGCCCCCTGCGGCGTCGGCCAGCGGGCCATCTTCCCAGGCCAGATGGGCTGTGGCCAGGTCAGCGGCCGGCCCGGCCGGAAGTGCATCGACCAGCTCCAGCAGGTCCTCGCCGGATTCCTCTTCGCCGTATTCCTCGTCGGCGCCGTCAATCGGCGGGAGGACAGGGCGGATCACCTGCGGCTGGGCGGCGCTTTCGCCGACATCCTTCCAATTGATCACGCCGTAGATGAAATCGATCGTGTCGCCGTCCGAGCTGAACGGCATCAGGATACCGCGATAGCAGATCGACCGGCCGCGCTGATTGACGAACTCGGCTTCGAAACCGACCGGCGCTCGGTTGGCGATGATCTGCAGATAATGGTCGGTCAGCCGCGACAGCAGCGAGCGGCCGGGGACTTCGGCGATACTTTTTATATCGTCTGCCAGCCCGCATTCCTCGCGGATCGCGGTGCCGATGTAGGGGGTCGCCGGATTGTCGCCGCCCTCGGTGAAGTCAAGCAGCACCGAATGGGGGGCGAAATCCTGGATATTGCCCGGCTCCAGGTCTTCGATCGAAGGATAATCGCGGCCGTTAAGAAGTGAGCACCAGTAATTGTAGGCGCGCACGTGCATCCGCCGCTCGTCGGCGCCGATTGCCGCCGACACGTCCTGCTGCGGCGCGTCGACGGCCACGGCACAGGATGTCTCAAACTCGTTCGGATGGTCGGCAAAATTGTCCACGCGCTTTTCCCGCAAATCTCCGTTTCCGGGTTAATTTCAACGGAAAGGGTTGCGAAACAGTTAAGTATAACTGCGCGCGCCATGGGCCTTGCGAGGGTTGGGTGGCTTGTGTAGGGGCGCTGTTCGCGCGCCGGCCCGGCCGATGCCGCTTTAGCTCAGTTGGTAGAGCACCTCATTCGTAATGAGGGGGTCACAGGTTCGAGTCCTGTAAGCGGCACCATTTTCCCGGCTGGAAATCCCGCCATTGCGAAGATGGCGGGAACGCTGCCCCTTGAGGCAACGTCCCGCCATTCGCTCAGTTGGCGGGAACGCTGATGGTGATCGCGGTAGCCGCGATCGAGGTCGTCCCTGTTTGCGCCAGTTGCCGTGCGCGCTCGACCGCTTGGGCGATCTGCGGACGGGCATGATCCCACGCGCCGCCGGCGCAGCGCTTGTATTGAATGACTTCCGAGCCGCGCTGCCCGATGTCGAACAGGCAGACCCGCTCGACCGCGCGATCGACACGGCCATTCAGCTTCTTCTCGCCGCTGGTCGAGGCGAGGTTGAGATCCGCATAGGAAACGCGCTCCGTGCGGATATTCTGGTCCGGTTCGCCATAAACGACGACCGGGCTGTCCTGCGCGCCGGCGGGCGCTGCAAGGACGAGAGATGCCGTCACCCCTGACAGAACGGCTGCAGTCAAAGACCGATTCAACCGGTTAAACATCTCAATTCTCCCTAACAGGCCTTCCTCGGATGGAAGGACTGGGGAGGTTGATGAACCTTCAGCGGACGAGTCGCATCTTAACTTCGATTAACATTGCCGCAGCTTCGCCGGGTGGCGGTGCTCTGC comes from the Sphingomonas xanthus genome and includes:
- a CDS encoding PAS domain-containing protein, whose amino-acid sequence is MDNFADHPNEFETSCAVAVDAPQQDVSAAIGADERRMHVRAYNYWCSLLNGRDYPSIEDLEPGNIQDFAPHSVLLDFTEGGDNPATPYIGTAIREECGLADDIKSIAEVPGRSLLSRLTDHYLQIIANRAPVGFEAEFVNQRGRSICYRGILMPFSSDGDTIDFIYGVINWKDVGESAAQPQVIRPVLPPIDGADEEYGEEESGEDLLELVDALPAGPAADLATAHLAWEDGPLADAAGGEQTGDEDEEVALDPDAGLADRLWAARESAEICKQQDGRSRAALYRALAMAYDFAVAAKRVPDDYAEILDDAGVKSQARAPMTPIVKLVFGIDYDKTRLTEFAAALSYAERQKVDFGGFVDFVEQADGGLKGLVAAERKARRPDKPAEDRVALGKAALRAARPITLAQLATNQEFALVLTRRNADGVHEAIELVADPAMLERAIRRAAS
- a CDS encoding UrcA family protein, whose protein sequence is MTASLVLAAPAGAQDSPVVVYGEPDQNIRTERVSYADLNLASTSGEKKLNGRVDRAVERVCLFDIGQRGSEVIQYKRCAGGAWDHARPQIAQAVERARQLAQTGTTSIAATAITISVPAN